The Croceibacterium sp. TMG7-5b_MA50 genome segment GCGCGCATAAGGATCGAGCAGCAGCTTGTTCGGGTTGAAGCGGTGCCCCGCCTCCGGCTGATAGGGGCCGTGGACCCGGTATCCGTAGAACTGCCCGGGCTTCACATCAGGCAAGTAGCCGTGGAATACCTGGTCGGTATATTCGGGCAGGGTGACACGCTCGATCTCCGTCTTGCCGTCGGCATCGAACAGGCACAGCTCGACCTTGGTGGCGTTGGCGGAGAACAGCGCGAAGTTCGTGCCGCTTCCATCCCATGTTGCACCCCGCGGGTAGGGCAGGCCTTCCTTCAGCCGGGCAGCGAAATCGGTCACGCGCGTCTCCTTGTATGCAGCCATCGCACAACCCGGTGGCGCCGTGTCGTATCCGGCGAAGATCGGGGGATTGCAGATATTTCCGGAGGCCGGTGTTCGTTGACTATGGCGCGCAGACTTGCGACGCAGCGGCGATGCAGCAGCTTCGCATCGCGCTCGAATGGTTTCTCAACCCCGATCACCTGCCGCTGATCGCCGCGCGCGATCGGCTTCGGGCGGAGGGGCTGGAACTGGACCTGATCGTGCCGGACGATCATTACGACGGGTTCGAGGCGCTGGCTGACGGAGACGTCGACCTGGTCGTGAACGAACCGCTTCACCTGGTCGAGCGGCGGGCAGTGCGGCTGACTTCGCATGGCTGCTTCTTCGCCACTGACGGCGGGGTGCTGATGCATCGCGTGGCGCTTGGCCGCCTCGCGGCTGGAGCGCCGGTCCGCATCGCATCGCCAGTGTCGAACCCGACGACGGATGCGCTATGCCGCGATATCCTGTCGGCTTGGTCGGCGCAGCAGGGCCACAGGCCGGACGCCGCGGCAATCAGCATCGAACCGGCCGGCTTCGCGCATATCGACAATCTGGTGGCCGGGTTTGACGGGGCATGGCTGGCCTTCGCCAATGTGGAAGGTGTGTCGGCCGCATGCCGCGGGCTGGACACGCAGCTCGTCACGACGGCGGAGGCGGGCGTTCCCAACTTCTCCGCGCTGGAACTGATCGGCGCGGCCGACGCGGCGGGCCCCGTGCGGGAGGCAATCGCCCGGCTGGTCGATGCCTTGGCCGTGGTCACGCCAGAACTGCGCCGTGACCCGGTACAGGCGCGTGCGCTGTGGTACGAGGCGAGCGGGGAGCCCCGCAGCGCGGAGGCCGACGCCATCGTGGATGCTTCCCTGCCGCGCTTCCTGGCCCCGGTCCGGCGTGATGTGGAGGTGTGGCGGCCGATGTGGCGCTATCTGCACGAGCGGGGCGGCGACGTGGTGGACGAAGCGCGGTTCGAGGCGATGTTCGCCTGAGAGAGGCCGTCAGTCCGGGCGCATCATCC includes the following:
- a CDS encoding ABC transporter substrate-binding protein yields the protein MQQLRIALEWFLNPDHLPLIAARDRLRAEGLELDLIVPDDHYDGFEALADGDVDLVVNEPLHLVERRAVRLTSHGCFFATDGGVLMHRVALGRLAAGAPVRIASPVSNPTTDALCRDILSAWSAQQGHRPDAAAISIEPAGFAHIDNLVAGFDGAWLAFANVEGVSAACRGLDTQLVTTAEAGVPNFSALELIGAADAAGPVREAIARLVDALAVVTPELRRDPVQARALWYEASGEPRSAEADAIVDASLPRFLAPVRRDVEVWRPMWRYLHERGGDVVDEARFEAMFA